From a region of the Roseivirga sp. 4D4 genome:
- a CDS encoding OstA-like protein — translation MVFHLSLVGQSTVRLVYSGKLRSEIIDGQNVQKLIDSVHLVQGNTEIFCDSAYLIRATNSALAFGHVRIIDTVDIIDVKSDYLEYNGNTRVAFLRDNVIMKDDSTTLYTDNLDYDRNTQVGNYFNGGKLIDNTSKLTSKTGYYNSVSKESRFYDSVRMVNEDFYLETDTLFYNTLDTKTRSYGPTLGITTDGDTLQSSKGLLYNRQTRYSEIYQGRIFNAEFDIEADTLITNDSLQVYEAFNNITMLSKEDSLTIYGDKAIYNKANNTAYAYENAYMKSMMQGDSLFIKADTLFSDQSDPENKYITAYKGVQMFKSNMQGIADSMSYNFSDSTIYMYQDPVIWSNDSQITADSINIEIVNDKVHKMNLAIKSFVISQDSSKNFNQVSGKTMEVFFKEGFVSKTDVNGNGESIYYVVDNLGATSMNKLKCSSMTLFFEENVVVEIRTYREVDGQVIPDFEIKPTDKILRGFNWRFAEKPKLREIARHLRYDR, via the coding sequence TTGGTATTTCACCTGAGTTTAGTTGGGCAGTCCACCGTTCGGCTTGTTTACTCTGGTAAACTTAGGTCTGAGATTATTGATGGACAAAATGTACAGAAGCTGATTGATAGCGTGCATTTGGTTCAGGGCAATACTGAAATTTTCTGTGACTCTGCTTACCTGATTAGAGCCACGAATTCTGCTTTGGCCTTTGGCCATGTACGGATCATTGATACAGTGGACATCATTGATGTAAAAAGTGATTACCTCGAATACAATGGCAACACGCGGGTTGCTTTCTTAAGAGATAATGTCATTATGAAAGATGATAGCACTACGCTATACACAGACAATCTCGATTACGATCGAAATACACAAGTCGGAAACTATTTCAATGGTGGTAAACTGATTGACAATACCAGTAAGCTAACTAGCAAAACAGGTTATTACAATTCGGTAAGCAAAGAATCCCGCTTTTATGACTCCGTAAGAATGGTCAATGAAGATTTTTACTTAGAAACAGACACACTTTTTTACAATACGCTCGATACTAAGACAAGAAGCTATGGCCCAACCTTGGGGATAACGACTGATGGAGACACTTTGCAATCGAGCAAGGGACTATTGTACAATAGACAAACCCGCTACTCCGAAATTTATCAAGGTAGAATTTTCAATGCTGAATTTGATATAGAGGCTGATACGCTCATCACAAACGACAGCCTCCAGGTTTATGAGGCGTTCAACAACATTACCATGCTGTCTAAGGAAGACTCCTTGACCATATATGGGGACAAGGCCATATACAATAAAGCCAACAATACTGCCTATGCCTATGAGAATGCCTACATGAAAAGCATGATGCAGGGAGACTCCTTATTTATTAAAGCTGACACGCTGTTTTCCGACCAAAGCGATCCTGAAAACAAGTATATCACTGCCTATAAAGGAGTACAGATGTTCAAGTCGAATATGCAAGGAATCGCTGATTCAATGAGCTATAATTTCTCAGATTCCACCATTTACATGTATCAAGACCCAGTGATTTGGTCTAATGATAGCCAAATCACTGCCGACTCCATTAATATTGAGATAGTGAATGATAAAGTCCATAAAATGAATTTGGCCATTAAATCGTTTGTGATCTCACAAGACAGTTCGAAAAACTTCAATCAGGTTTCCGGGAAGACCATGGAAGTGTTTTTCAAAGAAGGATTCGTGAGCAAGACAGATGTCAATGGTAATGGAGAAAGTATATACTATGTTGTTGACAACTTGGGAGCCACTTCCATGAATAAACTCAAGTGCTCGTCTATGACACTCTTCTTTGAAGAAAATGTAGTTGTGGAGATCAGGACGTACAGAGAGGTAGACGGCCAGGTTATCCCTGATTTTGAAATCAAACCGACCGACAAAATACTAAGAGGCTTTAATTGGCGTTTTGCGGAAAAACCAAAGCTCAGAGAGATTGCCAGACACCTGAGATATGACCGTTAA
- a CDS encoding outer membrane protein assembly factor BamD produces the protein MKKAPILLTLCSLILVLSSCTTQLAKLERSNEYGELFNGAVAFYEKGQYSKAKVLFERIQPFYRGSEYSEKIRYYWAYCEYYSGLYQLAAYQFGVFYGTYGRSPLAEEAQFMEAYSLYLDSPGPDLEQSSSESAVVAMQTFLNRYPASQYYQEANDIIDELQVRFETKAYQTAKLYYRLSTGLSFRNYLEAALTTFQSFKSDYPDSKYNEELMFLSVETSFKLADNSIFSLKEERFDRTLDLYKDFIERFPVSEYSDKAKDYFERSTNELNKLKTN, from the coding sequence ATGAAAAAAGCCCCCATTTTATTGACTTTATGCTCATTGATATTGGTGCTCTCTAGTTGTACTACACAGTTGGCAAAACTAGAGCGGTCCAATGAGTATGGCGAGTTATTTAATGGAGCCGTAGCTTTCTACGAAAAAGGGCAATATAGCAAGGCTAAGGTCCTTTTTGAAAGAATTCAACCCTTCTATCGCGGATCGGAATATTCAGAAAAAATCAGGTACTACTGGGCGTATTGTGAGTACTACAGCGGACTATATCAACTGGCCGCTTACCAGTTCGGTGTTTTCTACGGAACTTATGGAAGAAGTCCTTTGGCAGAAGAAGCTCAATTCATGGAGGCCTATTCATTATATCTAGATTCACCAGGACCTGATTTAGAGCAAAGCAGCTCTGAGAGTGCAGTAGTAGCGATGCAAACCTTCCTGAATCGTTATCCAGCGTCTCAGTATTATCAAGAGGCCAACGATATAATTGATGAGCTTCAGGTTAGGTTTGAAACCAAAGCCTATCAAACTGCTAAGCTATATTATAGACTCAGCACCGGACTTTCATTTAGAAATTATCTGGAAGCGGCATTAACGACATTTCAATCTTTCAAATCTGACTATCCAGATTCTAAGTACAATGAGGAACTCATGTTCTTAAGTGTTGAAACAAGTTTCAAGTTGGCTGATAATAGTATTTTCTCCTTGAAGGAGGAACGATTTGACAGAACACTAGATTTATATAAAGACTTTATAGAGCGATTTCCGGTAAGTGAATACTCGGATAAAGCAAAGGACTATTTTGAAAGGTCTACGAACGAATTAAACAAACTGAAAACAAATTAA
- a CDS encoding DNA-directed RNA polymerase subunit omega: MAASPSIITRDSDKIAEPTGNIYQSVAIISKRAKQIASTMKEELNGKLAEFASTVDNLEEIFENREQIEISKFYERMPKPTAMAVEEFINGEIYHRFKEAEEAEEEANS; encoded by the coding sequence ATGGCAGCAAGTCCATCAATCATTACAAGAGATTCTGATAAAATCGCAGAACCAACCGGTAACATTTACCAGTCTGTAGCAATCATCTCTAAAAGAGCGAAGCAAATTGCAAGCACCATGAAAGAAGAATTGAATGGTAAACTCGCAGAATTCGCTTCTACCGTTGATAACCTTGAGGAAATCTTCGAAAATAGAGAGCAAATTGAAATCTCTAAATTCTACGAAAGAATGCCGAAGCCTACAGCAATGGCCGTGGAAGAATTCATCAATGGTGAAATCTATCACAGGTTCAAAGAAGCTGAAGAGGCTGAGGAAGAAGCAAATAGCTAA